A portion of the Rubritalea squalenifaciens DSM 18772 genome contains these proteins:
- a CDS encoding LptF/LptG family permease, with protein MPFKLQRFIWPAVFLLLGSIAAYYGCSAESHAVQEQMIGYPNSDLKAHSLRPWLLGLLCFLPFITSLAYSLSGTLDRYTMRQFLTAFSICFGALFSLMMLEDLQDNVSDFKESSDAAALMAKHYLVKLPSLIVFILPYSLMLSLLWCLGKMSRSQEIVSMIQTGRGVTRIVAPLIGFGVLAAVICIIFNYHWAPYADGQERTILQAAKGDITAEANNVAYQNHSNTRQWFVGSFPYRHSDGAPLEDISITEIDEDNHIIRRIHASTATWSRQDKTWTLVNPVIYDLTVSPMPTIKKLEEPMITKWKETPWQIIKPGLKPPYLGIPGLNSWLANHQEHPLSDKRSYLTHWHYRFAQPFICLITILLAAPLGIVFTRRGIGGGIAVAIFLCAGMIFCSTVFPTLGESGHLSPFWAAWATNILFTCVALVLFYRRMTGQPIYQAVMNFLASER; from the coding sequence CAGCTTACTATGGTTGCAGCGCCGAGAGCCACGCTGTCCAAGAACAGATGATTGGATACCCGAACTCGGACCTGAAAGCCCACAGTCTCCGGCCGTGGCTTTTGGGACTGCTCTGCTTCCTGCCGTTCATCACCAGCTTGGCCTACTCCCTCTCTGGCACGCTGGACCGCTATACGATGCGCCAGTTCCTCACCGCTTTTTCCATCTGCTTCGGAGCCCTCTTCTCGCTGATGATGCTGGAGGATCTTCAAGACAACGTTTCAGACTTTAAAGAAAGTAGCGATGCAGCAGCACTGATGGCCAAGCATTATCTGGTCAAACTCCCTTCCCTGATCGTCTTCATCCTGCCCTACTCACTGATGCTCTCCCTGCTCTGGTGCCTGGGCAAGATGTCGCGCAGCCAAGAAATCGTTTCTATGATCCAGACTGGCAGGGGCGTGACCCGCATCGTAGCCCCGTTGATTGGCTTCGGGGTACTGGCAGCCGTGATATGCATTATCTTCAACTACCACTGGGCTCCATACGCGGACGGCCAGGAGCGCACTATTCTACAAGCAGCCAAAGGCGACATCACCGCAGAAGCCAATAACGTGGCATACCAAAACCACAGCAACACCCGGCAATGGTTTGTTGGCAGCTTTCCCTACCGCCACTCAGACGGAGCTCCTTTGGAGGATATATCCATCACCGAAATAGATGAGGATAACCACATCATACGCCGCATTCACGCCTCTACCGCAACCTGGTCTCGCCAGGATAAAACCTGGACCCTTGTGAACCCGGTCATCTATGATCTCACTGTGAGCCCCATGCCCACAATCAAGAAATTGGAGGAACCAATGATCACCAAGTGGAAAGAAACTCCCTGGCAAATCATCAAGCCTGGCCTCAAGCCCCCATATCTGGGTATTCCCGGCCTTAATAGCTGGCTCGCCAATCACCAAGAGCACCCACTCTCGGACAAACGCTCCTACCTCACCCACTGGCATTACCGTTTTGCCCAACCATTCATCTGCCTGATTACTATCCTGCTGGCCGCCCCGCTCGGCATCGTCTTCACCCGTCGCGGAATTGGCGGCGGCATTGCCGTGGCCATCTTCCTCTGTGCCGGGATGATCTTCTGCTCCACGGTTTTCCCAACCCTGGGCGAGTCAGGCCACCTATCTCCATTCTGGGCAGCCTGGGCAACCAATATTCTATTCACCTGCGTCGCGCTGGTGCTATTCTACCGCCGCATGACCGGCCAGCCAATTTACCAGGCCGTCATGAACTTCCTAGCTTCGGAACGATAG